CGCGGTCGCCGGAATCGCAGGCCTACATGTCGGATGCGACCGACGAGGTGTACCGAGCGCTGGCCGAACCGCTGCGCGAGGTCCACCCGGAGCTGTCGGCCGCCGACGCGCGTGCGGTGGCGAAAGTGTACTTCGCGCTGTTCCAGGGCGTCGCGCTACAGTGGCTGATCGCTCCGGCCGGTGAGATGCTCACCGGGGAGGATGTGGTTCGCGCGGTGCGGGCGATGAGCCGGGGATAGCGGTTCCGAGCCGCCGTCGCCGGCCGAACCGGACGAAGCCGATCCACGACACCGCGACTGTCGCGACGACCAGCACGCGCACGATATCCAGAGCGCTGCGCGGATACAGCACACCGGTGATGTAGTAGTCGATGAATCCGCCGGAGGGCAGGGCGGCTTCGCCCCCGCGCTCACGGGCCCACGTCTCGAGACGGGTCAGCGGACATTCGACACTGACGAGTATCGTGCTGAATCCCCAGGCCACAGCCGCGATATGAGTCCAGATGGTCCAGCGCCAACGCCATGCGACGAAGCCGCCGACGACAACGTAGGCGATGAAGAGGAAATGCACACCCGCGGTGGCATCCGCCAGCATCCGGTACAGCACATAATCCAGATTAGGTCGAGCGCGTACGTGATGCGCGGGATTTCGTCTCGTCGCGGAAAGTGTCGGTATCCCGAACCATCTTGTCCCACACGCCTTTCGAGGTGAGCGACATTGAACAATGCCGGTACGCCAATATGCGCATCTATGCATCCAAGATTGGGAGTGTCCCCGGGTCGCGGGGGAGGACACCGAGGCCGGCCGTAAGCGGGGGCGGGGGGCGACGCATACATCGGATTCGCGTCGAGAAGGAGAGCGTCCGCCGTGGATGAAGCACGGCGGACGCTCCGCGGAAAGTTCAGGGGATCGGCATCCGATCGAGCTGATGGGAT
The genomic region above belongs to Nocardia spumae and contains:
- a CDS encoding DUF2784 domain-containing protein — translated: MLYRMLADATAGVHFLFIAYVVVGGFVAWRWRWTIWTHIAAVAWGFSTILVSVECPLTRLETWARERGGEAALPSGGFIDYYITGVLYPRSALDIVRVLVVATVAVSWIGFVRFGRRRRLGTAIPGSSPAPREPHPPR